A window of the Gordonia humi genome harbors these coding sequences:
- a CDS encoding CaiB/BaiF CoA transferase family protein, with amino-acid sequence MRPLEDVRIISLEQYGAGPFGSVHLADLGADVLKIEEPSSGGDVGRYVPPYRDGEDSLFYETFNRNKSSLSLDLSTAGGRAVFEDLVRDADAVYSNLRGDVPAKIGITYDDLKHLNPRIVCCSLTGFGMTGPRAKEPGYDYILQGLAGWMSLTGDPDGPPTKSGLSLVDFTGGYVAALSLMAGLHAARRDGVGGDCDVSLYDTAIGMLTYPAAWHLNAGYEPSRTKNSAHPSLVPFQAFRASDDWFIVGCAKEKFWVRLVETMGLADLLDDPRFADFTARGEHRDDLLPVLEERFAQRTAVEWVDDLRAAGVPTGPINSVEQALTEEHTLARGLIATTEHEHWGQVSQVVSPVRFGEEQPVYRRAPRRNENFDEVVERLGYSPQRIQDLVDDGAFGDPMPGSVR; translated from the coding sequence ATGCGTCCTCTCGAAGATGTGCGGATCATCTCCCTGGAGCAGTACGGGGCGGGGCCGTTCGGCTCGGTGCACCTCGCCGATCTGGGCGCGGACGTCCTCAAGATCGAGGAGCCCTCGTCCGGCGGCGACGTCGGACGGTATGTGCCGCCGTACCGAGACGGCGAGGACTCGCTGTTCTATGAGACGTTCAACAGGAACAAGTCGAGCCTGTCGCTGGACCTGTCGACGGCCGGCGGACGAGCGGTGTTCGAGGACCTGGTGCGCGATGCCGACGCGGTCTACTCGAACCTGCGCGGCGACGTCCCGGCGAAGATCGGGATCACCTACGACGATCTGAAGCATCTGAACCCGAGAATCGTCTGCTGCAGCCTCACCGGGTTCGGGATGACCGGACCGCGGGCGAAGGAACCGGGATACGACTACATCCTGCAGGGGCTCGCCGGCTGGATGAGCCTGACCGGCGATCCGGACGGTCCTCCCACCAAGTCGGGACTGTCGTTGGTCGACTTCACCGGTGGCTACGTCGCGGCGCTGAGCTTGATGGCGGGTCTGCACGCCGCGCGCCGCGACGGTGTCGGCGGCGACTGCGACGTGTCGTTGTACGACACCGCGATCGGGATGCTGACGTACCCGGCCGCCTGGCACCTCAACGCCGGATACGAGCCGAGCCGGACCAAGAACTCGGCGCATCCCTCGCTCGTACCGTTCCAGGCCTTCCGCGCGTCGGACGACTGGTTCATCGTCGGATGCGCGAAAGAGAAGTTCTGGGTCCGCCTCGTGGAGACGATGGGCTTGGCCGACCTGCTCGACGATCCGCGGTTCGCCGACTTCACCGCGCGCGGTGAGCATCGCGACGATCTCCTCCCCGTGCTCGAGGAGCGGTTCGCGCAGCGCACCGCCGTCGAATGGGTGGACGATCTGCGGGCGGCCGGTGTCCCGACCGGACCGATCAACAGCGTCGAGCAGGCGCTCACCGAGGAGCACACGCTGGCGCGCGGTCTCATCGCCACCACGGAGCACGAGCACTGGGGGCAGGTGTCGCAGGTGGTGTCGCCGGTCCGGTTCGGCGAGGAGCAGCCGGTGTATCGGCGCGCGCCGCGCCGGAACGAGAACTTCGACGAGGTCGTCGAACGCCTGGGGTACAGCCCGCAGCGGATACAGGACCTCGTCGACGACGGCGCCTTCGGTGATCCGATGCCCGGGAGCGTGCGGTGA
- a CDS encoding MaoC/PaaZ C-terminal domain-containing protein, whose translation MTTHPATLGRFFEDYAVGDVYQHPLGRTITETDNTWITNLTLNTNQNHFNSHLAQQNPITEGKILVNSGLTVAMVLGLSVLDMSQNAVANLEFTDVALTHPLYVGDTIYAESVCTALRKSNSRPYAGIVSMITRGVNQHGDVVVQWKRSVMVATRDSGIGQNYFPQVKGDPLAELAVGGGVA comes from the coding sequence GTGACCACTCATCCCGCAACTCTGGGACGATTCTTCGAGGACTACGCCGTGGGCGACGTCTATCAGCATCCGCTCGGGCGCACGATCACCGAGACCGACAACACGTGGATCACGAATCTGACTCTGAACACGAATCAGAATCACTTCAATTCCCACCTGGCGCAACAGAACCCGATCACCGAGGGGAAGATTCTCGTCAACTCGGGACTCACCGTCGCGATGGTACTCGGCCTCTCGGTGCTCGACATGAGCCAGAACGCCGTCGCCAACCTCGAGTTCACCGACGTCGCGCTCACGCATCCGCTGTATGTGGGAGACACCATCTACGCCGAGAGTGTCTGCACCGCGCTGCGGAAGTCCAACTCGCGGCCGTACGCCGGGATAGTCTCGATGATCACGCGGGGCGTCAACCAGCACGGCGACGTCGTCGTGCAATGGAAGCGCTCGGTCATGGTCGCCACACGAGACAGCGGGATCGGACAGAACTACTTTCCGCAGGTGAAGGGCGATCCGCTGGCGGAGCTGGCCGTCGGGGGAGGAGTCGCCTGA
- a CDS encoding HpcH/HpaI aldolase/citrate lyase family protein: protein MTTSSPITVLYVPGNRPERFDKAATAGADAIVIDLEDAVPLREKSGARTAAAQWLRGRDRSAVPVWVRVNSGEDLIADLDAVVLGAPNGVWLPKCASAADVCHLDELLNGFGDDGRIRVSPLIETAVGLWNVREICGAPRVAFVQLGEVDLAADLGVRPSVDGSELSWARSRVVAASVAAGIAPPLGPVSPEIRDVDAFARDTERIARLGFEGRACIHPAQLTTVRDVLAPSDAEVAEAEGVLALFDDAEGAAVVDAGGRLVDEAVARNARRVIGRRATG, encoded by the coding sequence ATGACGACGTCGAGCCCGATCACCGTCCTGTACGTGCCGGGCAACCGGCCGGAACGGTTCGACAAGGCCGCGACCGCCGGGGCGGATGCGATCGTCATCGACCTCGAAGACGCCGTCCCGCTCCGGGAGAAGTCGGGCGCACGCACCGCGGCGGCACAGTGGCTCAGGGGTCGTGACCGCTCCGCCGTCCCGGTGTGGGTGCGTGTGAACTCCGGTGAGGATCTCATCGCGGATCTCGACGCCGTGGTCCTGGGAGCGCCGAACGGTGTCTGGCTGCCCAAGTGTGCGAGTGCCGCGGACGTCTGTCACCTCGACGAACTCCTGAACGGATTCGGCGACGACGGACGGATTCGCGTGTCGCCGCTCATCGAGACCGCCGTCGGTCTGTGGAACGTGCGCGAGATCTGCGGTGCGCCGCGGGTGGCGTTCGTTCAGTTGGGCGAGGTCGATCTCGCCGCGGATCTCGGTGTCCGTCCGAGCGTCGACGGGTCCGAGCTGTCGTGGGCTCGATCCCGAGTGGTCGCGGCGTCGGTCGCCGCCGGGATCGCGCCGCCACTCGGGCCGGTGTCACCGGAGATCCGTGACGTGGACGCGTTCGCGCGGGACACCGAACGCATCGCCCGGCTCGGTTTCGAGGGGCGCGCGTGCATTCATCCAGCGCAGCTCACGACTGTCCGTGACGTATTGGCGCCGTCCGATGCGGAGGTCGCCGAGGCCGAAGGTGTTCTTGCGCTCTTCGACGACGCGGAGGGCGCGGCTGTCGTCGACGCAGGCGGACGACTGGTCGACGAGGCGGTGGCGAGGAACGCCCGCCGGGTGATCGGACGTCGGGCGACCGGGTAG
- a CDS encoding MmgE/PrpD family protein, whose product MIASDLAAWAADLALADIPERVRTAALDHVLDGVGNAVAARRLGHGTPGLTVARGLGGPPQAQPIGDVDRIGAAAAAFANGVLVHALDFDDTHALALVHPTAVVIPAAFAVAQETGADGAATLVAIVAGLETACRLGAGTPHGFHGRGLHATGVIGPLAAAVTAAKLYGADSSTIADAIGIAASSSAGILEFLETGSDTKVIHPGSASLNGVIAARLAVEGADGPVSALEGPRGVYRAFADRDPDLPTVVGDLGTRWETESIGIKPYPSCQLMHSALDATVRALVGGGAGGEITDVSVGIHPDSLGIVAGPETGRRPPRTTYDAKFDLPWSVAAALHDGGVTVATYTPESIARPEVAATAASVHVFTVDDDRPAADVGATVRVTLADGSTHDGVVDASRGSRGRPMSTDDVLVKFAGNCGTSVETTALAEAVMHLAAAESVSAILSAAADLVNG is encoded by the coding sequence GTGATCGCGTCCGATCTGGCCGCCTGGGCCGCGGATCTGGCGCTCGCCGACATCCCCGAACGGGTCCGCACCGCAGCGCTCGACCATGTGCTGGACGGCGTGGGAAACGCCGTCGCCGCGCGCAGGCTCGGGCACGGCACGCCGGGTCTGACCGTGGCGCGAGGACTGGGCGGGCCGCCGCAGGCGCAGCCGATCGGCGACGTGGACCGGATCGGCGCCGCTGCGGCGGCGTTCGCGAACGGTGTTCTCGTCCACGCGTTGGACTTCGACGACACACACGCGCTGGCACTCGTTCACCCGACGGCGGTCGTGATCCCCGCGGCGTTCGCCGTCGCGCAGGAGACCGGGGCGGACGGCGCGGCGACGCTCGTCGCGATCGTCGCCGGACTCGAGACGGCCTGTCGACTCGGTGCGGGCACGCCGCACGGATTCCACGGTCGAGGACTGCATGCGACGGGGGTGATCGGCCCGCTGGCCGCCGCGGTGACCGCGGCGAAACTGTACGGCGCGGACTCGTCCACCATCGCCGACGCGATCGGAATCGCCGCATCGTCGTCCGCGGGAATCCTGGAGTTCCTGGAGACGGGGTCGGACACGAAGGTCATCCATCCGGGCAGCGCGTCGTTGAACGGTGTGATCGCCGCGCGTCTGGCGGTCGAGGGAGCCGACGGTCCGGTGTCCGCACTGGAAGGCCCCCGCGGCGTCTACCGCGCGTTCGCCGATCGCGACCCCGATCTGCCGACCGTCGTCGGCGATCTGGGCACGCGGTGGGAGACCGAGTCGATCGGCATCAAGCCCTATCCCAGTTGCCAGCTCATGCATTCGGCGCTCGATGCGACCGTTCGTGCCCTGGTCGGTGGCGGCGCCGGCGGCGAGATCACCGATGTGTCCGTCGGAATCCACCCGGACAGTCTGGGGATCGTCGCGGGACCGGAGACCGGGAGACGCCCGCCGCGTACGACTTACGACGCCAAGTTCGACCTGCCGTGGAGTGTCGCTGCCGCCCTGCACGACGGCGGGGTGACGGTGGCGACCTATACGCCCGAGTCGATCGCGCGACCGGAGGTCGCCGCCACGGCGGCGTCGGTTCACGTGTTCACCGTCGACGACGATCGCCCCGCGGCCGACGTCGGTGCGACCGTCCGGGTGACACTGGCGGACGGCTCGACCCATGACGGCGTCGTCGACGCCAGCCGAGGTTCGCGCGGACGACCGATGTCGACCGACGACGTCCTCGTCAAGTTCGCGGGCAACTGCGGGACGAGCGTCGAGACCACCGCGCTGGCGGAAGCCGTCATGCATCTCGCGGCAGCCGAGTCGGTGTCGGCGATCCTGTCGGCCGCCGCCGACCTCGTCAACGGCTGA
- a CDS encoding amidase yields MSDAFNAIVAPVPLARQGGPGRGVLSGLRIGVKDNIAVAGVRSTCASAFFVDDHPADRDADVVAALKRAGARITGTLNMAEFAVGVTSQNSVFGGPINPWNAARVPGGSSGGSGVAVAAGLVDAALGTDTGGSIRLPASCCGVVGLRPTAGSVSGVGVFPVSPDFDTVGPLARTVDDVRRVFEVLAGVDATPERARRIAAPSPFVTADVDPAIAAALGDVVRLLGEIGYEIGDSPVPLADTAQDVVYTLIYSDLARIHADRLAEAPERFHGATFERISLGRAITADQRAAAIGDRDRFRAAMDDYFAAVDVVLTPTMPVDVPVVSDDPSVLPISRRMGQLSYPWSLHAGPTLSVPVGFHPESGMPIGAQLTAAPGREALLFDVAGAIQSRTDWHLRRPPGVA; encoded by the coding sequence TTGAGCGACGCGTTCAACGCGATCGTCGCCCCGGTCCCCCTCGCCCGGCAGGGAGGACCGGGGCGCGGTGTGCTGTCCGGACTGCGCATCGGAGTCAAGGACAACATCGCCGTCGCCGGTGTCCGGTCGACCTGCGCGTCGGCCTTCTTCGTCGACGACCATCCCGCCGACCGCGACGCCGACGTCGTCGCCGCGCTCAAACGCGCGGGCGCCCGCATCACCGGCACGCTCAACATGGCCGAGTTCGCGGTGGGCGTCACCTCCCAGAACTCGGTGTTCGGCGGTCCGATCAACCCCTGGAACGCCGCGCGCGTGCCGGGCGGATCCAGCGGAGGCTCCGGAGTCGCCGTGGCGGCGGGTCTGGTCGACGCGGCGCTCGGCACCGACACCGGCGGTTCCATCCGGCTCCCCGCATCGTGTTGCGGCGTGGTGGGGCTTCGACCGACCGCGGGTTCGGTGAGCGGTGTCGGCGTGTTCCCGGTGAGCCCCGACTTCGACACCGTCGGACCGCTGGCGCGCACCGTCGACGACGTACGCCGAGTGTTCGAGGTGCTTGCCGGCGTCGACGCGACACCGGAGCGCGCCCGCCGCATCGCCGCGCCGTCACCGTTCGTCACCGCCGACGTCGACCCGGCGATCGCGGCCGCGCTGGGCGACGTGGTCCGCCTGCTCGGCGAGATCGGATACGAGATCGGCGACTCTCCCGTCCCCCTCGCCGACACCGCGCAGGACGTCGTCTACACGCTGATCTACTCCGACCTCGCACGGATCCACGCCGATCGGCTCGCCGAGGCCCCGGAGAGATTCCACGGTGCGACGTTCGAGCGCATCTCGCTGGGTCGGGCGATCACCGCCGATCAGCGCGCCGCGGCGATCGGCGACCGAGATCGGTTCCGGGCCGCGATGGACGACTACTTCGCCGCGGTCGACGTGGTCCTGACCCCGACGATGCCCGTCGACGTCCCCGTCGTCTCGGACGATCCGTCGGTACTGCCGATCTCGCGACGCATGGGGCAGCTGTCGTATCCGTGGTCGCTGCACGCCGGCCCGACGCTGTCGGTGCCGGTCGGCTTCCATCCGGAGTCGGGTATGCCGATCGGGGCCCAGCTGACCGCCGCGCCCGGCCGCGAAGCGTTGCTGTTCGACGTCGCCGGTGCGATCCAGTCGCGCACCGACTGGCACTTACGACGTCCGCCCGGCGTCGCGTGA
- a CDS encoding acyl-CoA dehydrogenase family protein has product MDFTFSDEQLAFRDALRSLVDREIRPVANEWEHSGRYPTEIVAAMREMGLFGITTPEEYGGLDLDKVSFTLVFEEIARGWMGIAGILGSHNLSCWIIAHHGTDEQKEQWLPRLATGECRTGIGLTEPGAGTDLQGIRTTATRDGDDYIVRGTKTWITNARHADVLPVLVKTDPTTSPAHHGMSLLLIDTASDGFEVSRDLGKLGYKGTESCELFFDDVRVPRSALLGGVEGRGMQQALSGLEIGRLNIAGRSVGIAQASYDAALKYAKEREAFGRPIADFQAIQLKLADIATQTQAARLMTYWAAAKADSGERIDGEAGMAKYFASETAITASLESMRVHGGYGYSTEFDVERYYRDAPLMSIGEGTNDIMRTVIAKALVGGSLSIG; this is encoded by the coding sequence ATGGACTTCACCTTCTCCGACGAACAACTCGCCTTCCGCGACGCTCTGCGGTCCCTCGTCGACCGCGAGATCCGTCCGGTCGCCAACGAGTGGGAGCACTCGGGTCGCTATCCGACGGAGATCGTCGCGGCGATGCGCGAGATGGGCCTGTTCGGAATCACGACTCCGGAGGAGTACGGCGGCCTCGACCTCGACAAGGTGTCGTTCACCCTGGTCTTCGAGGAGATCGCGCGCGGGTGGATGGGCATCGCGGGGATCCTGGGCAGTCACAATCTGTCGTGCTGGATCATCGCCCACCACGGCACCGACGAACAGAAGGAGCAGTGGCTCCCGCGACTGGCGACCGGTGAGTGCCGTACCGGCATCGGCTTGACCGAGCCGGGCGCGGGCACCGACCTGCAGGGCATCCGGACCACCGCCACGAGGGACGGCGACGACTACATCGTCCGGGGCACCAAGACCTGGATCACCAACGCCCGCCACGCCGACGTCCTGCCGGTCCTGGTGAAGACGGACCCGACGACGTCACCGGCGCACCACGGGATGAGCCTGCTCCTGATCGACACCGCGAGTGACGGTTTCGAGGTCTCGCGTGACCTCGGCAAGCTCGGCTACAAGGGCACCGAATCGTGCGAGCTCTTCTTCGACGACGTGCGGGTTCCGCGGTCGGCGCTGCTCGGAGGGGTCGAGGGCCGCGGCATGCAGCAGGCGCTCTCCGGGCTGGAGATCGGCCGGTTGAACATCGCCGGACGCAGTGTCGGCATCGCGCAGGCGTCGTACGACGCCGCTTTGAAGTACGCGAAGGAGCGTGAGGCGTTCGGGCGCCCGATCGCCGACTTCCAGGCGATCCAGCTCAAACTCGCCGACATCGCGACGCAGACCCAGGCCGCCCGGCTGATGACGTACTGGGCGGCGGCCAAGGCGGATTCGGGAGAACGCATCGACGGCGAGGCGGGCATGGCCAAGTACTTCGCGTCCGAGACGGCCATCACCGCGTCGCTGGAGTCGATGCGGGTCCACGGCGGCTACGGATACTCCACCGAGTTCGACGTCGAGCGCTACTACCGAGACGCTCCGCTCATGTCGATCGGCGAGGGCACGAACGACATCATGCGGACGGTGATCGCGAAGGCTCTCGTCGGCGGTTCGTTGAGCATCGGATGA
- a CDS encoding hydantoinase B/oxoprolinase family protein: protein MAKTLMPREGVSLAAQAHKTWNDVEVDPITLKVIGGSLNSMAKEMAQVLYRMAYSSLIRESEDLGAGIFDVNGRELCESDSTPMHCGSIPAYIRGINRRLAGTYKPGDVILHNHPYHGAAHSPDYGVVIPIFWEGEHIGFAGCTGHVSDIGGNFPGLCMDVVDVWAEGKLMDSMKIYDGGVRNDMLIQHILDNVRTPEQNRGDLEALIACSRIGEKRFTELLEKYGLDTVMSASEAWMDYSEHMLRERIRALPNGSYEAPVGYLDDDGKNRGVPVKVAVRVQVEDEDVLIDLTGSNDQVPTAFNVPFEGSVLPVAVSAIRTILLDEYVTEEFVPQNDGCFRPVRAYAPEGTIFNPDFPASCFARFSQVNRIFDSINLALAPVLPDHAVAGSSAALCAIAYSGVAEDGESYWVYIEINEGSYGARNGKDGMDAVDALMANTRNNPIEELELNHAMRAERYELRDESPAPGQWRGGIGSVRTWLMQTDTFLGSEADNRNDPPAGVLGGADGVSGAFVRNAGRDDEEILFSKVTQEMVREGETLEIRMPSGGGFGDPFEREPQAVLMDVWDEYLSAEEARRDYGVVVNTSDWTVDVEGTRALRSARAAS from the coding sequence ATGGCGAAGACCCTGATGCCCCGCGAGGGTGTGTCTCTCGCGGCGCAGGCGCACAAGACCTGGAACGACGTCGAGGTCGACCCCATCACCCTCAAGGTGATCGGCGGATCGTTGAACTCGATGGCCAAGGAGATGGCGCAGGTCCTCTACCGCATGGCGTACTCGAGCCTCATCCGCGAATCCGAGGATCTCGGTGCGGGAATCTTCGACGTGAACGGCCGCGAGCTGTGCGAGTCGGACTCCACCCCGATGCACTGCGGTTCGATTCCGGCGTACATCCGCGGCATCAACCGCCGCCTGGCGGGCACCTACAAGCCGGGCGACGTGATCCTGCACAACCACCCGTACCACGGTGCCGCACACTCGCCGGACTACGGCGTCGTGATCCCGATCTTCTGGGAGGGCGAGCACATCGGGTTCGCCGGCTGCACCGGTCACGTCTCCGACATCGGCGGCAACTTCCCCGGACTGTGCATGGACGTCGTCGACGTCTGGGCCGAGGGCAAGCTCATGGACTCGATGAAGATCTACGACGGCGGCGTCCGCAACGACATGCTGATCCAACACATCCTCGACAACGTCCGAACCCCCGAGCAGAACCGCGGTGACCTCGAGGCCCTGATCGCGTGTTCACGCATCGGTGAGAAGCGGTTCACCGAACTGCTCGAGAAGTACGGTCTGGACACTGTGATGAGCGCGTCCGAGGCCTGGATGGACTACTCCGAACACATGCTGCGCGAGCGGATCCGGGCCCTGCCCAACGGCAGTTACGAGGCTCCGGTCGGCTATCTCGACGACGACGGCAAGAACCGCGGCGTCCCGGTGAAGGTCGCGGTCCGCGTGCAGGTCGAGGACGAGGACGTCCTCATCGATCTCACCGGGTCCAACGACCAGGTGCCGACCGCGTTCAACGTCCCCTTCGAGGGCTCGGTGCTTCCGGTCGCGGTCAGCGCGATCCGCACCATCCTGCTCGACGAGTACGTGACCGAGGAGTTCGTGCCGCAGAACGACGGCTGCTTCCGTCCGGTGCGGGCATACGCTCCGGAGGGAACGATCTTCAATCCCGACTTCCCGGCGTCGTGCTTCGCACGGTTCTCCCAGGTGAACCGCATCTTCGACTCGATCAACCTGGCGTTGGCCCCGGTTCTGCCGGATCACGCCGTCGCAGGCTCGTCGGCCGCGTTGTGCGCCATCGCCTACTCCGGCGTCGCCGAGGACGGCGAGTCGTACTGGGTGTACATCGAGATCAACGAGGGCTCGTACGGTGCCCGCAACGGCAAGGACGGCATGGACGCCGTCGACGCGCTGATGGCGAACACGCGTAACAACCCGATCGAGGAGCTCGAACTCAACCACGCGATGCGCGCCGAACGGTACGAGCTGCGCGACGAGTCTCCCGCGCCGGGCCAGTGGCGCGGCGGCATCGGCAGCGTGCGCACCTGGCTGATGCAGACCGACACGTTCCTGGGCTCGGAGGCGGACAACCGCAACGATCCGCCCGCCGGCGTCCTCGGCGGCGCGGACGGGGTCTCCGGAGCCTTTGTCCGCAACGCCGGCCGCGACGACGAGGAGATCCTGTTCTCGAAGGTCACCCAGGAGATGGTCCGCGAAGGCGAGACGCTCGAGATCCGCATGCCGTCGGGCGGCGGTTTCGGCGACCCGTTCGAACGCGAGCCGCAGGCCGTTCTGATGGACGTCTGGGACGAGTACCTCAGCGCAGAGGAGGCACGCCGCGACTACGGTGTGGTCGTGAACACGAGCGACTGGACCGTCGACGTCGAGGGCACGCGGGCACTGCGGTCCGCGCGAGCGGCGTCTTGA
- a CDS encoding hydantoinase/oxoprolinase family protein: protein MKRLGVDVGGTFTDLILWDDDGSVTVHKTPSTNHDPSIGSMDGIAVLADRAGVAPADIDMFFHGTTVATNIVLEHNGSDVGMITTHGFRDLLHIARKKRPLNYSNYQDLPWQKWQLVPRRNRRTVAERIDAAGEVLTPLDEGDVRREVRLLKERGVEAIAVAFLHAYRNPTHEQRVREIIEEEFPGVFVSLSSDVAPQYREYERFSTTALNAFVGPKTSNYIDRLAGKAKQAQIGEDVHLMTSAGGLVTSRSASHTPVSLLTSGVIAGLLGGCAIGKASGYPSVITLDVGGTSADIGVAPDGRLRMKHLLDTRIGDYHAMVPMAEVDTIGAGGGSIATIDSGGMFRVGPRSAGAVPGPACYDNGGTEPTSTDAMVVMGWLDADSFLSGSMEVKPELANEVVQQIADRLGSDVEHAAMGIFSILAHSMTEAISLHSVRKGYDPREFSLVAEGGAGPLFAWQIAEQLGVPRVIIPAHPGITSALGLLTTDIRYEVPTTVWTSSAEPNLELVAAQMDRLSSEATSQLEADGIDASRISLERSVDCRYVGQGYELRVPAPDGDITPEWIEQVAAAFHEAHGRTYSQRFDDKPVQLVNIRVTGVGAVDYIRIAPIESGGADASAALTSTTKALFWKDETADPEWVDTPVYDRALLKAGNAFAGPAIVRQFDSTTIVGVGQTATVDHVGHIIIERNS, encoded by the coding sequence ATGAAAAGACTTGGCGTAGACGTCGGCGGAACCTTCACCGACCTCATCCTGTGGGACGACGACGGCTCGGTGACCGTTCACAAGACGCCGTCGACGAACCACGATCCGTCGATCGGGTCGATGGACGGCATCGCGGTCCTGGCCGACCGCGCGGGCGTCGCTCCCGCCGACATCGACATGTTCTTCCACGGCACGACCGTCGCCACGAACATCGTGCTCGAGCACAACGGCAGCGACGTCGGCATGATCACCACCCACGGATTCCGCGATCTACTCCACATCGCTCGCAAGAAGCGCCCGCTGAACTACTCGAACTACCAGGATCTGCCCTGGCAGAAGTGGCAGCTCGTGCCGCGTCGCAACCGCCGCACCGTCGCCGAACGGATCGACGCGGCCGGCGAGGTCCTGACGCCCCTGGACGAGGGCGACGTCCGCCGCGAGGTCCGCCTGCTCAAGGAGCGCGGAGTCGAGGCCATCGCCGTCGCCTTCCTGCACGCGTACCGCAACCCCACGCACGAACAGCGCGTCCGCGAGATCATCGAAGAAGAGTTCCCCGGCGTGTTCGTGTCCCTGTCGAGCGACGTCGCCCCGCAGTACCGCGAGTACGAACGATTCTCGACGACGGCGCTCAACGCCTTCGTCGGCCCGAAGACCTCCAACTACATCGATCGTCTCGCGGGCAAGGCCAAACAGGCCCAGATCGGCGAGGACGTTCACCTGATGACCTCGGCCGGCGGCCTGGTGACCTCCCGCAGCGCCAGCCACACGCCCGTGTCATTGCTGACCAGCGGCGTCATCGCCGGCCTGCTCGGCGGCTGCGCGATCGGCAAGGCCTCCGGCTACCCGAGCGTCATCACCCTCGACGTGGGCGGCACGTCCGCCGACATCGGCGTGGCGCCCGACGGCAGGCTCCGCATGAAGCATCTCCTCGACACCCGGATCGGCGACTACCACGCCATGGTCCCCATGGCCGAGGTCGACACCATCGGCGCGGGCGGCGGCTCGATCGCGACGATCGACAGCGGCGGCATGTTCCGCGTCGGACCACGCAGCGCCGGAGCCGTACCGGGACCCGCCTGCTACGACAACGGCGGCACCGAGCCGACGTCGACCGACGCGATGGTCGTCATGGGCTGGCTCGACGCCGACAGCTTCCTGTCCGGCAGCATGGAGGTCAAGCCGGAACTCGCGAACGAAGTGGTACAGCAGATCGCCGACCGACTCGGGTCGGACGTCGAGCACGCCGCGATGGGAATCTTCTCGATCCTCGCGCACTCGATGACCGAGGCGATCAGCCTGCACTCGGTCCGTAAAGGGTACGACCCACGCGAGTTCTCCCTGGTCGCCGAGGGTGGCGCCGGCCCCCTGTTCGCCTGGCAGATCGCCGAGCAACTCGGTGTTCCGCGCGTCATCATCCCCGCGCACCCCGGCATCACATCGGCGCTCGGCCTGCTGACGACGGACATCCGCTACGAGGTCCCGACCACTGTGTGGACCTCGTCCGCCGAGCCGAACCTCGAACTCGTCGCGGCCCAGATGGATCGGCTGTCGAGCGAGGCGACGTCGCAGCTGGAGGCCGACGGCATCGACGCCTCTCGGATCTCGCTCGAACGCAGCGTCGACTGCCGCTATGTCGGCCAGGGCTACGAGCTCCGCGTGCCCGCGCCCGACGGCGACATCACGCCGGAATGGATCGAACAGGTCGCGGCGGCCTTCCACGAGGCGCACGGTCGGACCTACTCGCAGCGATTCGACGACAAGCCGGTCCAGCTGGTCAACATCCGCGTGACGGGGGTCGGCGCCGTCGACTACATCCGCATCGCGCCGATCGAGTCCGGTGGCGCCGATGCTTCGGCGGCCCTGACCTCCACGACCAAGGCGCTGTTCTGGAAGGACGAGACCGCCGACCCGGAGTGGGTCGACACCCCCGTCTACGACCGCGCACTGCTCAAGGCGGGCAACGCCTTCGCCGGTCCGGCGATCGTCCGCCAGTTCGACTCCACCACCATCGTCGGCGTCGGACAGACCGCCACGGTCGACCACGTCGGCCACATCATCATCGAGAGGAACTCCTGA